In Quercus lobata isolate SW786 chromosome 12, ValleyOak3.0 Primary Assembly, whole genome shotgun sequence, a genomic segment contains:
- the LOC115971525 gene encoding golgin subfamily B member 1 isoform X1, with amino-acid sequence MSRISKWKLEKTKVKVVFRLQFHATHIPQTGWDKLFISFIPADSGKATAKTTKSNVRNGTCKWADPIYETTRLLQDIKTKQYDEKLYKLVVAMGSSRSSILGEADINLADYADALKPSDVALSLNGCDSGATLHVTVQLLTSKTGFREFEQQREQRERGLETTSDQNSHYESAGRKVSSSAETLNDQMDKINARVRFKKEPKDLPSLEEEVGLNEEYADSAVGFDGSSNTSESLYAEKHEVSSIHEIDSLKSTISGDLGGLSLSQSPQPEKGDHSDNRFLAQGTSDWVHGWSSDYSADNDLAIAYEENSRLRASLEAAESSILELKLEVSSLQSHADEIGVEAQNFSQQLAAEIASGEELANEVSFLHSECSKFKDDLEKLKNSKLNPPYTGRESIETDQGHLIQEIQLRWLKGVLLVEDKITELQTKACFGFQEEDLRFLHSDLEALLGILRDLKQGNVQTISGLNLTSVKEIKEMNLHRSELVVPRTGFDADLYEPEGLLHCLKIPSLVSHESDSVDTNVLKGKLFEVLRELNESKAERESLARKMDQMECYYEALVQELEETQRQMMGELQSLRNEHSTCIYTISSTKAEMDTMHHDMNEKLIRLAEDKHDLESHNKELERRAITAEAALKRARLNYSIAVNQLQKDLELLSFQVLSMFETNENLVRQAFADSPEPIFQGSPEMVQNRKLGSEEFVSAKLLHCQHNHTGVKKQNVGGDALLEDLKRSLCLQEGLYPKFEEEVCEMHLVNVYLDVFSKSLQESLVEVSSEFRLMNERMEELTQQLELSTESKELLMFRLQAAMDDVHSLNDYKATCIAKCNDLALHNQILESTLQNVTHENHLLNQKITEWEALMTEYRSYEKKYEVCAAEKLVLENLLNKKTQENGNLQNDISVFQEELKEVRFEFNELTSEKENQQNTINFLQEKLWNLMASYDKKYGGMSLWSESFCQDLESKDLTGVVLQLEEFHHNALKRILQLMEENKGLLNERDLVQVSLRTAESDNLIMKQKFEHDIRAAVDKLDVSNSLLQKFQLEIEATANRLKVSSEADERYARQHTELLSDLDHMEAELQKLTSKNKDLAQEILALETVTDDLGRCKLSIAALQEEKDTLIVSLQGKNEESAKLALELSNLKGSWQSLHDELHIERSSRDKLESTVFELNSQLDEKQCQLIDFDQQKAELVCLKQMVSDLEFEKRRVGHLLLKTEECLKNVQEECSSLENQLSEMHEFSIDVAVRDIFTKTQYEAWIEDLLQQLAELHKKHLNDEAVHDRCLASEAHYNEENARLLTSLDSLKSELGASIAENRVLLDKISVITYKLEEYKNRAENVEATLKGEKGRHALEVESLEQKLVSSEEKVDNLMFAKEELEVKYKEENARLLTSLDSLKSELEASTAENRVLLDKISVITYELEEDKNRAENVEATLKGEKGQHALEVESLEQKLVNSEEKVDNLMFAKEELEVKYKEENARLLTSLDSLKSELEASTAENRVLLDKISVITYELEEEKNRAENAEATLKGEKGQHALEVESLEQKLVNSEEKVDNLMFAKEELEVKYKEENARLLTSLDSLKSELEASTAENRVLLDKISVITYELEEYKNRAENVEATLKGEKGQHALEVESLEQKFVNSEEKVDNLMFAKEELEVKYKEENARLLTSLDSLKSELEASTAENRVLLDKISVITYELEEYKIRAENVEATLKGEKGWHALEVERLEHKLVDSEEKVDNLMFSKEELEVKSILLKAKVDEQHAHITLLEGYNDELIMLQKKCSELSQRLAEQVLRTEEFKNLSIHLKELKDKADAECLQVREKREPEGPPVGMQESLRIAFIKEQYETKLQELKHHLSISKKHSDEMLWKLQDAINEVENKKKSEASHLKRNEELGLRILELEAELQSALSEKRELMNACDLMKAEKECSFISLECCKEEKQELEAFLQKCNDEKSKIAEELTLMKDLLESSASHINVQKEGSGGLLNVDCTPDEPVGKLHQKNSILGIPNNGRISIDVAPRNSPTEEPFCKLSDKDNSMNCEEAEYACTIPANETDLMNVHPMQDILLSGGGNCIQSLALVNQEDLLHPDTNHLALTNDHFKAQNLKNSMDHLNKELERMKHENTIFPQDDNDFLSKFPGLQRELMQLRKANEELGSIYPLYNEFSSGGNALERVLALEIELAEALQEKKKSSIHFQSSFLRQHSDEEAIFHSFRAINELIKDMLELKERYTGVETELKDMHDRYSQLSLQFAEVEGERQKLMMTLKSVRASKKAPLFNRSSSASLGDDPS; translated from the exons ATGTCGAGGATTTCAAAGTGGAAGCTTGAGAAGACAAAAGTAAAAGTGGTCTTCCGGCTACAATTCCACGCTACACAT ATTCCACAAACTGGATGGGATAAGCTGTTTATATCTTTCATACCTGCTGATTCTGGAAAGGCCACAGCAAAGACAACcaaatcaaatgtgagaaatgGGACATGCAAATGGGCAGATCCTATTTACGAAACTACCAGACTTCTTCAAgacatcaaaacaaaacaatatgaTGAGAAACTCTATAAACTTGTAGTGGCAATG GGTTCTTCACGTTCCAGCATCCTTGGTGAGGCTGACATCAACCTTGCTGATTATGCTGATGCCTTAAAGCCTTCTGATGTTGCACTGTCTCTTAACGGATGTGACTCTGGAGCTACCTTACAT GTCACTGTACAGCTGCTAACTTCTAAAACTGGCTTCAG AGAGTTTGAGCAACAGAGGGAACAGAGAGAGAGGGGTCTGGAGACAACTTCTGACCAAAATAGTCATTATGAATCTGCTGGTAGAAAAGTATCGTCTTCTGCAGAGACTCTCAACGATCAGATGGATAAG ATTAATGCAAGAGTTAGATTTAAAAAAGAACCTAAAGATCTCCCTTCACTTGAAGAAGAGGTGGGGCTGAATGAAGAGTACGCGGACTCAGCTGTTGGGTTTGATGGCTCATCCAATACTTCAGAAAGTTTATATGCTGAGAAGCATGAGGTGTCCAGCATACACGAGATTGACAGCCTTAAGAGTACAATTTCAGGTGATCTAGGTGGACTCTCCTTAAGTCAAAGTCCTCAGCCAGAGAAAGGGGATCATTCTGATAATAGGTTTTTGGCTCAAGGGACTAGTGACTGGGTTCATGGCTGGAGTTCTGACTATTCTGCAGATAATGACTTGGCAATTGCTTACGAAGAGAATAGTAGACTGAGAGCGAGCTTGGAAGCAGCTGAGTCTTCTATTCTTGAGCTTAAGCTGGAGGTAAGCTCTTTACAAAGTCATGCTGATGAAATAGGTGTTGAAGCGCAAAACTTTTCCCAGCAACTTGCTGCTGAGATTGCTTCAGGAGAAGAGCTGGCAAACGAAGTTTCTTTTCTACATTCAGAgtgttcaaagttcaaagatgatcttgaaaagctaaaaaattccaaattaaaccCTCCATATACCGGCAGAGAATCTATTGAGACAGACCAGGGGCACTTAATTCAGGAGATACAGCTCAGATGGTTAAAGGGGGTTTTGTTAGTGGAGGATAAGATAACAGAGCTTCAAACCAAGGCGTGCTTTGGATTCCAGGAAGAAGACTTAAGATTCCTGCATTCAGACTTAGAGGCATTGCTTGGTATACTGCGGGATCTAAAACAAGGAAATGTACAGACAATTTCAGGGCTCAATTTGACAAGTGTAAAGGAGATCAAAGAAATGAATTTACATAGAAGTGAGCTAGTTGTACCAAGAACTGGGTTTGATGCAGATTTGTATGAACCAGAAGGCTTGCTTCATTGTCTTAAAATTCCTAGCCTGGTGTCTCACGAATCTGATTCTGTTGATACAAATGTATTGAAGGGAAAATTGTTTGAAGTTCTAAGGGAGTTAAATGAGTCAAAAGCTGAACGGGAAAGCCTTGCTAGGAAAATGGACCAGATGGAGTGTTACTATGAAGCTCTCGTTCAGGAACTTGAGGAAACTCAAAGACAGATGATGGGAGAGTTGCAAAGTCTTAGAAATGAGCATTCTACTTGCATTTACACAATTTCATCCACTAAGGCGGAGATGGACACGATGCACCATGACATGAATGAGAAGCTAATAAGACTTGCAGAAGACAAGCATGATTTGGAGTCTCACAACAAGGAGCTTGAAAGAAGAGCTATTACTGCAGAAGCAGCACTCAAGAGGGCACGCTTGAATTATTCCATTGCTGTGAACCAGTTACAGAAGGACCTTGAACTACTTTCTTTCCAGGTTCTGTCTATGTTTGAGACTAATGAGAACCTTGTCAGGCAAGCTTTTGCAGATTCTCCGGAACCAATCTTTCAAGGGAGCCCAGAGATGGTGCAGAACCGGAAATTGGGCTCGGAGGAGTTTGTTTCTGCCAAACTCTTGCATTGTCAGCATAACCATACAGGGGTAAAGAAACAGAACGTGGGTGGAGATGCTCTTTTAGAGGACTTGAAAAGATCACTTTGCTTGCAGGAAGGGCTTTATCCAAAGTTTGAAGAAGAAGTCTGTGAAATGCATTTGGTGAATGTATACTTGGATGTTTTTTCAAAATCGTTACAGGAGAGTTTGGTTGAGGTAAGTTCTGAATTTAGACTCATGAACGAGAGAATGGAAGAACTTACCCAGCAGCTGGAGCTTTCAACTGAGTCCAAGGAGTTATTGATGTTTAGGCTGCAGGCTGCTATGGATGATGTTCATTCCCTTAATGATTACAAGGCCACTTGCATTGCGAAATGCAATGATTTGGCACTGCACAACCAAATTTTAGAATCAACTTTACAAAATGTTACCCATGAAAATCATCTTCTCAATCAGAAGATTACTGAATGGGAAGCCTTGATGACAGAATACAGAAGTTATGAGAAAAAGTATGAGGTGTGCGCTGCAGAAAAATTGGTGTTGGAaaatttgttaaacaaaaaaacccaagaaaatGGAAATCTCCAAAATGACATTTCTGTTTTTCAGGAAGAATTGAAAGAAGTCAGATTTGAATTTAATGAGCTGACTTCTGAGAAGGAGAATCAACAGAATACTATCAACTTTCTGCAAGAGAAGTTGTGGAATCTGATGGCATCCTATGACAAAAAGTACGGTGGAATGTCTCTCTGGAGTGAATCTTTCTGTCAGGATTTGGAGTCAAAGGACTTAACAGGTGTTGTGCTGCAATTGGAAGAGTTTCATCATAATGCACTCAAAAGGATTCTCCAACTCATGGAAGAGAATAAAGGTCTACTGAATGAAAGAGATTTGGTTCAAGTGTCCTTAAGAACAGCAGAATCAGATAATTTGATCATGAAACAGAAGTTTGAACATGATATACGGGCTGCAGTGGATAAATTGGATGTGTCGAACTCCCTTCTGCAAAAGTTTCAATTAGAAATTGAGGCTACTGCTAACAGACTCAAGGTTAGCTCTGAAGCTGATGAAAGATATGCACGGCAGCACACAGAACTTTTATCTGATCTAGATCATATGGAAGCAGAGCTGCAGAAACTTACTTCTAAAAACAAGgatcttgctcaagaaatcttgGCTTTAGAGACTGTAACTGACGACCTTGGAAGGTGTAAGTTGAGCATAGCAGCATTACAGGAAGAAAAAGATACTTTGATAGTTTCTTTACAGGGTAAAAATGAGGAATCTGCCAAACTTGCATTAGAGCTTAGTAATTTGAAAGGAAGTTGGCAATCTCTGCATGATGAGTTGCATATTGAGAGAAGTTCCAGGGATAAATTAGAGAGTACAGTCTTTGAACTTAATTCCCAATTAGATGAAAAGCAATGCCAATTGATAGATTTTGATCAGCAGAAAGCTGAGCTGGTTTGTCTCAAGCAAATGGTGTCAGATCtagaatttgaaaaaagaagagtagGCCATCTTTTGTTGAAAACAGAGGAATGCCTTAAAAACGTTCAGGAAGAATGCTCTTCTCTGGAAAATCAGCTGTCTGAAATGCATGAATTTTCGATAGATGTAGCTGTTAgagacattttcacaaaaactcAGTATGAAGCCTGGATAGAAGATCTACTCCAGCAACTTGCTGAGCTTCACAAGAAGCATCTTAATGATGAGGCGGTACATGATCGTTGTCTTGCAAGTGAAGCCCATTACAATGAAGAGAATGCTAGATTGTTGACGAGCCTTGACTCCTTAAAGTCTGAGCTAGGAGCCTCTATTGCTGAGAACAGGGTACTACTTGATAAAATCAGCGTCATAACTTATAAGCTTGAGGAATACAAGAATAGGGCTGAAAATGTGGAGGCCACTTTGAAAGGGGAGAAAGGTCGGCATGCTCTTGAGGTTGAAAGTCTGGAGCAGAAGTTAGTGAGTTCTGAAGAAAAGGTTGATAACCTGATGTTTGCCAAGGAGGAACTAGAAGTCAAATACAAAGAAGAGAATGCTAGATTGTTGACAAGCCTTGACTCGTTAAAGTCTGAGCTAGAAGCCTCTACTGCTGAGAACAGGGTACTACTTGATAAAATCAGTGTCATAACATATGAGCTTGAGGAAGACAAGAATAGGGCTGAAAATGTGGAGGCCACTTTGAAAGGGGAGAAAGGTCAGCATGCTCTTGAGGTTGAAAGTCTGGAGCAGAAGTTAGTGAATTCTGAAGAAAAGGTTGATAACCTGATGTTTGCCAAGGAGGAACTAGAAGTCAAATACAAAGAAGAGAATGCTAGATTGTTGACAAGCCTTGACTCGTTAAAGTCTGAGCTAGAAGCCTCTACTGCTGAGAACAGGGTACTACTTGATAAAATCAGTGTCATAACATATGAGcttgaggaagaaaagaatagGGCTGAAAATGCGGAGGCCACTTTGAAAGGGGAGAAAGGTCAGCATGCTCTTGAGGTTGAAAGTCTGGAGCAGAAGTTAGTGAATTCTGAAGAAAAGGTTGATAACCTGATGTTTGCCAAGGAGGAACTAGAAGTCAAATACAAAGAAGAGAATGCTAGATTGTTGACAAGCCTTGACTCGTTAAAGTCTGAGCTAGAAGCCTCTACTGCTGAGAACAGGGTACTACTTGATAAAATCAGCGTCATAACTTATGAGCTTGAGGAATACAAGAACAGGGCTGAAAATGTGGAGGCCACTTTGAAAGGGGAGAAAGGTCAGCATGCTCTTGAGGTTGAAAGTCTGGAGCAGAAGTTCGTGAATTCTGAAGAAAAGGTTGATAACCTGATGTTCGCCAAGGAGGAACTAGAAGTCAAATACAAAGAAGAGAATGCTAGATTGTTGACAAGCCTTGACTCCTTAAAGTCTGAGCTAGAAGCTTCTACTGCTGAGAACAGGGTACTTCTTGATAAAATCAGTGTTATAACTTATGAGCTTGAGGAATACAAGATTAGGGCTGAAAATGTGGAGGCCACGTTGAAAGGGGAGAAAGGTTGGCATGCTCTTGAGGTTGAAAGACTGGAGCACAAGTTAGTGGATTCTGAAGAAAAGGTTGATAACCTGATGTTCTCCAAGGAGGAACTAGAAGTCAAATCTATTTTACTTAAGGCCAAGGTAGATGAACAGCATGCTCATATAACCTTGCTGGAAGGATATAATGATGAACTGATAATGCTGCAGAAGAAATGTAGTGAGCTTAGCCAGAGGCTTGCTGAACAGGTTTTGAGGACAGAAGAGTTTAAGAACTTGTCCATCCATTTGAAAGAGCTTAAAGACAAGGCTGATGCTGAGTGTCTCCAGGTTCGTGAGAAAAGAGAACCTGAAGGACCACCAGTTGGTATGCAAGAGTCATTGAGAATTGCATTTATCAAAGAACAGTATGAGACCAAGCTGCAAGAATTGAAACACCACCTTTCTATCTCCAAAAAACATAGTGATGAAATGCTGTGGAAATTACAAGACGCAATCAATGAAGTTGAGAATAAGAAGAAATCTGAGGCTTCTCActtaaaaagaaatgaagagCTGGGATTAAGGATCTTGGAATTGGAAGCTGAGTTGCAGTCTGCACTTTCTGAAAAGCGTGAACTAATGAATGCCTGTGACCTGATGAAGGCTGAAAAGGAGTGCTCATTTATAAGCCTTGAATGCTGTAAGGAAGAAAAGCAAGAGCTTGAAGCGTTTTTGCAAAAATGCAATgatgaaaaatctaaaattgcaGAAGAGCTTACCTTGATGAAAGATTTACTAGAAAGTTCTGCATCCCATATTAATGTTCAGAAGGAAGGCTCTGGTGGATTACTCAATGTGGATTGCACGCCTGATGAGCCAGTTGGAAAGCTTCACCAGAAAAATTCGATTTTGGGCATTCCAAACAATGGAAGAATAAGTATAGATGTGGCTCCCAGGAATAGTCCAACTGAGGAACCGTTTTGTAAGCTCTCAGACAAAGATAATTCAATGAATTGTGAGGAAGCAGAATATGCATGTACAATTCCAGCTAATGAAACTGACCTCATGAATGTGCACCCGATGCAg GATATTCTTCTATCTGGGGGTGGAAATTGTATTCAAAGTCTTGCACTTGTAAATCAAGAAGACTTGCTGCATCCTGACACAAATCATTTGGCTCTTACCAATGATCACTTTAAAgctcagaatctgaagaatagCATGGACCACTTGAATAAGGAG TTGGAAAGAATGAAACATGAGAATACAATTTTTCCCCAAGATGATAAtgattttttgtcaaaatttccAGGTTTACAAAGAGAACTAATGCAATTACGTAAG GCAAATGAAGAGTTGGGAAGCATATACCCATTATACAATGAATTTTCATCTGGTGGTAATGCATTGGAAAGAGTGCTTGCATTAGAAATTGAGCTTGCTGAAGCACTACaggaaaagaagaaatcaaGCATCCATTTTCAGAG CTCTTTCTTGAGACAACACAGCGATGAGGAAGCAATATTCCATAGCTTTAGAGCTATCAATGAGCTAATAAAAGACATGTTGGAGCTTAAGGAAAGGTACACAGGTGTAGAGACTGAGCTAAAAGATATGCATGACCGTTACTCTCAATTAAGCCTTCAATTTGCTGAGGTTGAAGGAGAGAGACAGAAACTCATGATGACTCTTAAAAGTGTTAGGGCATCCAAGAAGGCCCCACTCTTCAACCGCTCATCATCCGCCTCCCTTGGTGACGATCCCTCATAG